The Lentzea guizhouensis genome contains a region encoding:
- a CDS encoding Ppx/GppA phosphatase family protein, producing the protein MRLGVLDIGSNSAQLQVVDVRAGAPPLPAHCVKEPTLLGESIEPDGTLNEAGVDRAVRAVKDAVAAAYRHGVDQLYTFVTSAIRDATNREEIIDEIERVAGIRPQYLSGQEEARLTYVAAHRWYGWSSGRLLLLDIGGGSMEIALGRDAEPELALSLPVGAGRLTRAFLHHDPPRRGQVKALRDHVHDALAEVVDRLRWESDPQHAVATSKTFKQLARLAGAPSQREGPFVHRTLDLRDLRTWIPKLAQLSAKQRCRLPGVSRSRARQILAGAVVAHATMSALGIEQVRICPWALREGIMLQHLAAMVDSKVSLPLQPLVRLPENADSTVTPLRGEPRGAQD; encoded by the coding sequence ATGCGTCTGGGCGTGTTGGACATCGGCTCGAACTCCGCGCAGCTGCAGGTCGTCGACGTCCGGGCAGGTGCGCCGCCGTTGCCTGCGCACTGCGTCAAGGAACCGACCCTGCTCGGCGAGTCGATCGAGCCCGACGGCACCTTGAACGAGGCCGGCGTCGACCGGGCCGTGCGCGCGGTCAAGGACGCCGTCGCGGCGGCCTACCGGCACGGGGTCGACCAGCTGTACACGTTCGTCACCTCCGCCATCCGGGACGCCACCAACCGCGAGGAGATCATCGACGAGATCGAGCGGGTGGCCGGGATCCGGCCGCAGTACCTGTCCGGGCAGGAGGAGGCGCGGCTCACCTACGTCGCGGCCCACCGGTGGTACGGCTGGTCGTCGGGGCGGTTGCTGCTGCTCGACATCGGCGGCGGGTCGATGGAGATCGCCCTGGGCCGCGACGCCGAACCGGAGCTCGCGCTGTCGCTGCCGGTGGGTGCCGGCCGGCTGACGCGAGCCTTCCTGCACCACGACCCGCCGCGGCGCGGCCAGGTCAAGGCGCTGCGGGACCACGTCCACGACGCCCTCGCCGAGGTGGTCGACCGGCTGCGGTGGGAGAGCGATCCCCAGCACGCCGTGGCCACGTCCAAGACGTTCAAGCAGCTGGCTCGGCTGGCGGGAGCGCCGTCGCAGCGGGAAGGGCCGTTCGTCCACCGCACGCTCGACCTGCGTGACCTCAGGACGTGGATCCCGAAGCTGGCCCAGCTCTCGGCCAAGCAGCGCTGCCGGCTGCCCGGTGTCTCCCGCTCGCGAGCGCGGCAGATCCTGGCCGGTGCGGTGGTCGCGCACGCCACGATGTCCGCGCTGGGCATCGAGCAGGTGCGGATCTGCCCGTGGGCGCTGCGCGAGGGGATCATGCTGCAGCACCTCGCGGCGATGGTGGACTCGAAGGTCTCGCTGCCGCTGCAGCCGCTGGTCCGGTTGCCGGAGAACGCGGACTCGACCGTCACACCGCTGCGCGGGGAGCCGCGGGGCGCCCAGGACTGA
- a CDS encoding STAS domain-containing protein: protein MTPLEATTELRDNAVILRVTGEVDSYTAPLLHEHLDAAFAQAAQRRLVVVLDTTGISFMASSGLSVLVEYHQRGESKGTPLRIVAPAGNVLRALRATTLNEMLELHVSVAEALAGR from the coding sequence GTGACACCACTGGAAGCCACGACGGAACTGCGGGACAACGCGGTGATCCTCCGGGTCACCGGCGAGGTCGACTCCTACACCGCACCGCTCCTGCACGAGCACCTGGACGCGGCGTTCGCGCAGGCGGCACAGCGCCGGCTCGTGGTCGTCCTGGACACCACGGGCATCTCGTTCATGGCCTCGTCGGGTCTGTCCGTGCTGGTCGAGTACCACCAGCGCGGCGAGAGCAAGGGCACCCCGCTGCGGATCGTGGCGCCGGCCGGGAACGTGCTGAGGGCCCTGCGCGCGACCACGTTGAACGAGATGCTGGAGCTGCACGTCAGCGTGGCGGAGGCGCTGGCGGGCCGCTGA
- a CDS encoding TetR/AcrR family transcriptional regulator C-terminal domain-containing protein → MTKSQADVVRTALEILDERGVGAVSLRAIAQRLDVRMNTVLWHVKTKARLEELMADAIVAEVSLTGLPDDWRERVVEIARRYRGALLAHRDGAVVVAGTYAAEPATLDVAEAVVAALLEGGLSERDAAWTLWDVVYFVLGLTQEEQALPGRSADGLVVGERPALRRVLPVLTEESFDERFEFGLAKLVPPSGHRRP, encoded by the coding sequence GTGACCAAGAGTCAAGCGGACGTGGTGCGGACGGCGCTCGAGATCCTCGACGAGCGCGGCGTCGGCGCGGTCTCGCTGCGGGCCATCGCGCAGCGGCTCGACGTGCGGATGAACACCGTGCTGTGGCACGTCAAGACCAAGGCGCGCCTGGAGGAGCTGATGGCCGACGCGATCGTCGCCGAGGTGTCGCTCACCGGCCTGCCGGACGACTGGCGGGAACGGGTCGTGGAGATCGCGCGCCGGTACCGCGGGGCGCTGCTGGCCCACCGCGACGGAGCCGTCGTGGTGGCCGGCACCTACGCCGCCGAGCCGGCCACTTTGGACGTTGCCGAGGCGGTCGTGGCGGCGCTGCTGGAAGGCGGGTTGTCCGAGCGCGACGCCGCATGGACGCTCTGGGACGTCGTCTACTTCGTCCTCGGCCTGACCCAGGAGGAGCAGGCGCTGCCCGGCCGGTCGGCGGACGGGCTCGTGGTGGGCGAACGGCCCGCGTTGCGGCGGGTGCTGCCGGTCCTGACCGAGGAGTCGTTCGACGAGCGGTTCGAGTTCGGCCTCGCGAAGCTCGTGCCGCCGTCCGGCCACCGACGGCCGTGA
- a CDS encoding FAD-dependent monooxygenase encodes MQDVVVVGAGPTGLWLAGELRLGGASVTVVEARRERDVNSKALTIHPRTIEVFDCRGVAEPFLAEGIRIPNGHFGGLPDRMDFAVLDTPFPFTLALPQDRTEELLEQRARELGAVIKRGHRVTGLTDDGVLLGDEVVVARYVVGCDGTRSTVREAAGIDFPGTDATTWGWLGDVVLDDPPARGFASVTGIDGGLMVVPLPGGVHRIVGGDPATNRAEWPGELTLDELRATVKAIAGTDFGMRDPRWLSRFGNATRQAAAYRAGTVLLAGDAAHMHFPTGGVGMNVGIQDAHNLGWKLAAVVTGRADETLLDSYHDERHPVGAALLAHTRAQTALMTGYTPEGQALRALLSGLIAAAPDMSRELAERLSGLDVAYATGRRVPDQRLADGGRLFERLRGGGHVEIAGGVVRPDGHLA; translated from the coding sequence ATGCAGGACGTCGTGGTGGTGGGTGCCGGGCCGACCGGGCTGTGGCTCGCGGGGGAGCTGCGGCTGGGCGGGGCCTCGGTCACCGTGGTGGAAGCGCGGCGGGAGCGGGACGTGAACTCGAAGGCGCTCACGATCCACCCCCGCACGATCGAGGTGTTCGACTGCCGTGGGGTGGCGGAACCGTTCCTGGCCGAGGGCATCCGCATCCCGAACGGGCACTTCGGCGGGCTGCCGGACCGGATGGACTTCGCGGTGCTGGACACGCCGTTCCCGTTCACGCTGGCGTTGCCGCAGGACCGCACCGAGGAGCTGCTGGAGCAACGCGCCCGCGAACTGGGGGCGGTGATCAAGCGAGGTCACCGGGTCACGGGCCTGACCGACGACGGCGTGCTGCTCGGCGACGAGGTCGTCGTCGCGCGGTACGTGGTCGGCTGTGACGGGACCAGGAGCACGGTCAGGGAGGCCGCGGGCATCGACTTCCCCGGTACCGACGCCACGACCTGGGGCTGGCTCGGCGACGTGGTGCTGGACGACCCGCCTGCCCGCGGGTTCGCCAGCGTCACCGGCATCGACGGCGGCCTGATGGTCGTGCCGCTGCCCGGCGGCGTGCACCGGATCGTGGGCGGCGACCCGGCCACCAACCGGGCCGAGTGGCCGGGCGAGCTCACCCTCGACGAGCTGCGCGCCACCGTGAAGGCCATCGCGGGCACCGACTTCGGGATGCGCGACCCGAGGTGGCTCTCGCGGTTCGGCAACGCCACCCGGCAGGCCGCCGCGTACCGGGCGGGCACCGTGCTGCTGGCCGGCGACGCGGCCCACATGCACTTCCCGACCGGCGGCGTCGGCATGAACGTCGGCATCCAGGACGCCCACAACCTCGGCTGGAAGCTCGCCGCGGTCGTCACGGGCCGGGCGGACGAGACGTTGCTCGACAGCTACCACGACGAACGCCACCCGGTCGGGGCCGCACTGCTCGCGCACACGAGGGCGCAGACGGCGTTGATGACGGGGTACACGCCGGAGGGTCAGGCGCTGCGGGCGTTGCTGAGCGGGCTGATCGCGGCGGCGCCGGACATGTCGCGTGAGCTGGCCGAGCGGTTGTCGGGGCTGGATGTGGCGTACGCGACCGGGAGGCGGGTGCCTGACCAGCGGCTGGCGGACGGGGGGAGGCTGTTCGAACGGCTGCGCGGCGGTGGGCACGTGGAGATCGCGGGTGGGGTGGTGCGGCCGGACGGGCACCTGGCCTGA
- a CDS encoding serine/threonine-protein kinase, with the protein MSVSAQERLSAQERVLAGRYELAERLGAGGMAEVHRAWDRRLHRHVAVKLFRAGTDATGPHRFENEVKTLAALSHPGLVQVHDAGTSDDTPFVVLQMVEGRTLLGRIADGPLSVEEIRRIGAQLADALAYVHEQGVVHRDVKPSNILLDHDGVAHLADFGLAQLIGATRLTRPDQLVGTAAYLAPEQVRGDEITCAVDVYALGLVLLECLTGRREYEGSEVEAAVARLHRRPDIPRDLPPDLKRLLNLMTSLPARRRPSAAECAAALRHVPTRTGMALPAHRPVRMLVAAGAFALAATAGVTAALNAQSPPAESAPPTTTAPGTSAPEMPATPVVASTPPPASATQVVPVQAVPVQVVPVQVVPVQAPPQAGHAKPEGKGSDGKKGKNDKGKGGSGKG; encoded by the coding sequence ATGTCCGTGTCCGCGCAGGAGCGGTTGTCCGCACAGGAGCGGGTGCTCGCCGGACGGTACGAGCTGGCCGAACGGCTGGGCGCCGGCGGCATGGCCGAGGTGCACCGGGCGTGGGACCGCAGGCTGCACCGGCACGTCGCGGTCAAGCTCTTCCGCGCGGGCACCGACGCCACCGGCCCCCACCGGTTCGAGAACGAGGTCAAGACGCTCGCCGCGCTGTCGCACCCCGGCCTCGTGCAGGTGCACGACGCCGGAACCAGCGACGACACCCCGTTCGTCGTGTTGCAGATGGTCGAGGGGCGCACGCTCCTCGGCCGCATCGCGGACGGCCCGCTCTCCGTGGAGGAGATCCGCCGGATCGGCGCCCAGCTCGCCGACGCGCTCGCGTACGTGCACGAGCAGGGTGTTGTGCACCGGGACGTCAAACCGTCCAACATCCTGCTCGACCACGACGGCGTCGCCCACCTCGCCGACTTCGGTCTCGCCCAGCTGATCGGCGCCACCCGGCTGACCAGGCCCGACCAGCTGGTGGGCACCGCCGCCTACCTCGCTCCCGAGCAGGTGCGCGGCGACGAGATCACCTGCGCGGTCGACGTCTACGCCCTCGGCCTGGTGCTGCTCGAATGCCTCACCGGCCGGCGGGAGTACGAGGGCAGCGAGGTCGAGGCCGCGGTCGCCAGGCTGCACCGCCGCCCCGACATCCCGCGCGACCTGCCCCCGGACCTCAAGCGCCTGCTCAACCTGATGACCTCGCTCCCGGCCCGCCGCCGCCCGTCGGCCGCCGAGTGCGCCGCCGCGTTGCGGCACGTCCCGACCAGGACCGGCATGGCCCTGCCCGCGCACCGCCCGGTCAGGATGCTCGTGGCGGCCGGGGCGTTCGCGCTGGCGGCCACGGCCGGTGTGACGGCGGCGCTGAACGCCCAGTCGCCACCGGCCGAGTCGGCGCCACCGACGACCACGGCGCCGGGCACGTCGGCGCCGGAGATGCCGGCAACGCCCGTGGTCGCGTCGACTCCCCCACCGGCCAGCGCGACTCAGGTCGTGCCTGTTCAAGCCGTGCCTGTTCAGGTCGTGCCTGTTCAGGTCGTGCCTGTTCAGGCCCCACCGCAGGCCGGCCACGCGAAACCCGAGGGCAAGGGGTCCGACGGCAAGAAGGGCAAGAACGACAAGGGCAAGGGCGGCTCCGGCAAGGGCTGA
- a CDS encoding alpha/beta fold hydrolase, translating into MNFTDFDHQRIQVSDGVELNVATTGSGSPVVLLHGFPQTHLMWRHVAADLAADHTVIMPDLRGYGDSDKPADTGLTYSKRTMAADVVAVARELGHERFALAGHDRGAHVAFRAGLDHPDHVTHLASLDVLPTLDMWDVMRGTSGIVGFHLFLMAQPPGLAEELIGARPDAFFGHFLDIWGGSFPAEVRAEYLRASREAITSIVADYRAMATVDVEHDTADREAGNLLEMPVTVLQQDWGAALGFDARKLWQAWASDLDHRTVSCGHFMAEEAPDVVAGALRDLLAR; encoded by the coding sequence GTGAACTTCACCGACTTCGACCACCAGCGAATTCAGGTCTCCGACGGCGTCGAGCTGAACGTGGCCACCACCGGCAGCGGCAGCCCGGTCGTGCTGCTGCACGGCTTCCCGCAGACGCATCTGATGTGGCGGCACGTCGCCGCCGACCTGGCGGCCGACCACACCGTGATCATGCCCGACCTGCGCGGCTACGGCGACAGCGACAAGCCCGCCGACACCGGCCTCACCTATTCGAAGCGCACCATGGCCGCCGACGTCGTGGCGGTCGCGCGGGAGCTGGGCCACGAACGGTTCGCCCTGGCCGGGCACGACCGCGGCGCGCACGTCGCGTTCCGCGCGGGTCTCGACCACCCGGACCACGTGACGCACCTCGCCTCGCTCGACGTGCTGCCCACGCTGGACATGTGGGACGTGATGCGCGGGACGTCCGGCATCGTCGGTTTCCACCTGTTCCTGATGGCCCAGCCGCCCGGCCTGGCCGAGGAGCTGATCGGGGCGCGTCCCGACGCGTTCTTCGGACACTTCCTCGACATCTGGGGCGGGTCGTTCCCCGCCGAGGTCCGCGCGGAGTACCTGCGGGCCTCCCGCGAGGCCATCACGTCGATCGTCGCCGACTACCGGGCGATGGCGACGGTCGACGTGGAGCACGACACCGCCGACCGCGAGGCGGGCAACCTGCTCGAGATGCCGGTGACGGTGCTGCAGCAGGACTGGGGCGCGGCGCTCGGGTTCGACGCGCGGAAGCTGTGGCAGGCCTGGGCTTCCGACCTCGACCACCGCACTGTCTCCTGTGGACATTTCATGGCCGAGGAGGCACCGGACGTGGTCGCCGGCGCGCTCAGGGATCTGCTCGCGCGCTGA
- a CDS encoding AfsR/SARP family transcriptional regulator gives MSFGVLGPLTAGSARLGGPKQRAVLARLLVARRRVVPVRTLVADLWEDPPDGAVGTVQTFVGALRKALEPDRPPRTPSSLLVTEGAGYVLRAADVDAWRFEEMLGGDLAVLDRALALWRGPAYAEFADEHWARAEIDRLEELRLVAVERRAEAALAAGRTAEVVADLRAHVAGFPWREKVWSLLALALYREGRQGDALAVVREARRALAENLGVDPGRSCGRWSRTSSPSRPG, from the coding sequence GTGAGCTTCGGGGTCCTCGGCCCGCTGACCGCCGGATCAGCCCGGCTCGGCGGCCCGAAACAACGCGCGGTGCTGGCCAGGCTGCTCGTCGCGCGCCGGCGGGTGGTGCCGGTGCGCACCCTGGTCGCCGACCTGTGGGAGGACCCGCCGGACGGCGCGGTGGGCACGGTGCAGACGTTCGTCGGCGCGCTGCGCAAGGCCCTGGAACCCGACCGTCCACCCCGGACACCGTCGTCGCTGCTGGTCACCGAGGGCGCCGGGTACGTGCTGCGGGCGGCCGACGTGGACGCGTGGCGGTTCGAGGAGATGCTGGGCGGCGACCTGGCGGTGCTGGACCGCGCGCTGGCGTTGTGGCGGGGCCCGGCCTACGCGGAGTTCGCCGACGAGCACTGGGCGCGGGCCGAGATCGACCGGCTGGAGGAGCTGCGGCTGGTGGCGGTCGAACGCCGGGCCGAGGCGGCGCTCGCCGCCGGTCGGACGGCCGAGGTGGTGGCGGACCTGCGGGCGCACGTGGCCGGCTTCCCGTGGCGGGAGAAGGTGTGGAGCCTGCTGGCACTGGCGCTGTACCGGGAGGGCCGGCAGGGCGACGCGCTGGCGGTGGTGCGCGAGGCCCGGCGTGCGCTGGCCGAGAACCTCGGGGTGGATCCGGGGCGGAGCTGCGGGCGCTGGAGTCGGACATCCTCGCCCAGTCGCCCCGGCTGA
- a CDS encoding AAA family ATPase: MGLVGRTAELAVLKSAVPAAGLGIAVVTGEAGVGKTALAEEFSAGLGARGWRTVWARCPEDAPVAWPWQQVVEALGAELVVEDRFGLRQAVVSTVEAAAPVVVVLDDLHQADEETLAVLGAFTSRRLSGRVLVVVTSRVPVASEAVARALPVRVELGGLGEEAVGALVRSIARAADVRVIFARSGGNPFYVKELARLSAAGGDLRAVPAGVRDVVRHRLGALPAEVRTVLQQAAVLGRDVEVELLGLVAGSDVLDAVEAAIEAGFVVEVGPGPARFTHVLVRDTLYEELSLTRRARWHGAAAAALESVRPGTWSCWRTTTWRPGAREAAVRAGGRRR; the protein is encoded by the coding sequence GTGGGCCTGGTCGGACGGACCGCCGAGCTGGCCGTGCTGAAGAGCGCCGTGCCCGCCGCCGGACTGGGAATTGCGGTGGTCACGGGCGAGGCGGGCGTGGGCAAGACGGCGCTGGCCGAGGAGTTCAGCGCCGGGCTCGGTGCGCGTGGCTGGCGGACGGTGTGGGCCCGGTGCCCGGAGGACGCGCCGGTGGCGTGGCCCTGGCAGCAGGTGGTCGAGGCGCTGGGTGCCGAGCTGGTCGTGGAGGACCGCTTCGGCCTGCGGCAGGCCGTGGTGTCCACTGTGGAGGCGGCGGCGCCGGTGGTGGTCGTGCTGGACGACCTGCACCAGGCCGACGAGGAGACGCTGGCGGTGCTGGGGGCGTTCACCTCGCGGCGGCTGTCCGGGCGGGTGCTGGTCGTCGTGACGTCGAGGGTGCCGGTGGCGTCGGAGGCGGTGGCCCGTGCTCTGCCGGTGCGGGTGGAGCTGGGCGGGCTGGGGGAGGAGGCGGTCGGCGCGCTGGTGCGGTCGATCGCTCGGGCGGCCGATGTGCGCGTGATCTTCGCGCGGAGCGGCGGGAACCCGTTCTACGTCAAGGAGCTCGCGCGGCTGAGCGCGGCGGGCGGTGATCTCCGCGCGGTGCCGGCCGGGGTGCGGGACGTGGTGCGGCACCGGTTGGGCGCGTTGCCGGCCGAGGTGCGGACGGTGCTGCAGCAGGCGGCGGTGCTGGGCCGGGACGTGGAGGTGGAGCTGCTCGGCCTGGTGGCGGGTTCCGACGTGCTGGACGCGGTGGAGGCGGCGATCGAGGCCGGGTTCGTGGTGGAGGTCGGGCCGGGGCCGGCGCGGTTCACGCACGTGCTGGTGCGCGACACGTTGTACGAGGAGTTGTCGCTGACCCGGCGGGCTCGCTGGCACGGTGCCGCGGCGGCGGCGCTGGAGTCGGTGCGGCCGGGGACGTGGAGCTGCTGGCGCACCACTACCTGGCGGCCGGGTGCGCGGGAGGCGGCGGTGCGGGCTGGCGGGCGGCGGAGGTGA
- a CDS encoding acyl-CoA synthetase, translating into MAPKRKALTFQDVSLTYEELDDRTTRLARRLEELGVRHGDRVAYLGPNHPSFAETMFAAHLLGAVFVPLNFRLTPAEINYQLADSGARVLVHAASHVVPHERAISLDGYEEWLAGGSADRLDVPVGIDDPALILYTSGTTGRPKGAVLSHANLLWNTFNLMVGVDIASDEVALVAAPLLHVAALAQTLLPTFVKGGHSVLTPRWDVDECVTLIERYGVTWLFGVSTMYADLAASPRWLDADVSSLRVLLCGGASVPDAVIHAYQDAGLVFCQGYGLTETAPGATFLEAADSVRKAGSAGPPVFLGDLRLADTGEIELQGPNITPGYWNDPVATAAAFTPDGWFRTGDIGRVDADGHLHVVDRLKDMYISGGENVYPAEVENAIADHPDVAEVAVVGVPDERWGEVGRAFVRPRDGVELDVAGLRAFLVTRLAKYKVPVHFEVVSSLPRTGSGKVLKPALRRLPLVS; encoded by the coding sequence ATGGCGCCGAAGCGTAAAGCGCTGACATTTCAGGACGTCTCTCTGACGTACGAAGAGCTGGACGACCGCACGACCCGGCTGGCCCGGCGGTTGGAGGAGCTCGGGGTGCGGCACGGTGACCGGGTCGCCTACCTGGGGCCGAACCACCCGTCGTTCGCCGAGACGATGTTCGCCGCGCACCTGCTCGGGGCGGTCTTCGTTCCGCTGAACTTCCGGCTCACCCCTGCGGAGATCAACTACCAGCTCGCCGACAGCGGTGCGCGCGTGCTGGTCCACGCGGCTTCCCACGTGGTGCCGCACGAGCGCGCGATCTCGCTGGACGGCTACGAGGAGTGGCTCGCGGGCGGCTCGGCCGACCGGCTCGACGTGCCGGTCGGCATCGACGACCCCGCGCTGATCCTCTACACCTCCGGCACGACCGGGCGGCCCAAGGGCGCCGTGCTCAGCCACGCCAACCTGCTGTGGAACACGTTCAACCTGATGGTCGGCGTCGACATCGCCTCCGACGAGGTCGCGCTGGTCGCCGCCCCGCTGTTACACGTCGCCGCACTGGCGCAGACGTTGCTGCCGACGTTCGTCAAGGGCGGGCACAGCGTGCTCACCCCGCGCTGGGACGTCGACGAGTGCGTCACGTTGATCGAGCGGTACGGCGTGACCTGGCTGTTCGGCGTGTCCACGATGTACGCCGACCTGGCCGCGTCACCGCGGTGGCTGGACGCGGACGTGTCGTCGTTGCGGGTGCTGCTGTGCGGAGGCGCCTCGGTGCCGGACGCGGTGATCCACGCCTACCAGGACGCGGGTCTGGTGTTCTGCCAGGGCTACGGCCTCACCGAGACGGCACCCGGCGCGACCTTCCTGGAGGCCGCCGACAGCGTGCGCAAGGCGGGCTCGGCCGGCCCGCCCGTGTTCCTCGGCGACCTCCGCCTCGCCGACACCGGCGAGATCGAGCTGCAGGGCCCGAACATCACCCCCGGTTACTGGAACGACCCGGTCGCCACCGCGGCCGCGTTCACCCCGGACGGCTGGTTCCGCACCGGCGACATCGGCCGGGTGGACGCCGACGGCCACCTGCACGTCGTCGACCGGCTGAAGGACATGTACATCTCCGGCGGCGAGAACGTGTACCCGGCGGAGGTGGAGAACGCCATCGCCGACCACCCGGACGTGGCCGAGGTGGCGGTCGTCGGCGTGCCGGACGAGCGGTGGGGCGAGGTGGGCCGGGCGTTCGTCCGGCCGCGCGACGGCGTGGAGCTGGACGTGGCCGGGTTGCGGGCGTTCCTGGTGACGCGGCTGGCGAAGTACAAGGTCCCGGTGCACTTCGAGGTGGTGTCGTCGTTGCCGCGGACGGGTTCGGGGAAGGTGCTCAAACCGGCGTTGCGCCGGCTGCCGCTGGTCAGCTGA
- a CDS encoding MFS transporter — MATTTQLRRAVASSFLGSVIEYYDFLLYATASAIVFNKVFFSSLDPLVGTIASFGTFATGYLARPLGGVLFGHYGDLLGRKKMLVLTMTLMGVASFLIGLLPTYAQIGWLAPAGLVLLRVVQGISVGGEWGGAVLMSAEHATTRRGLWASFTNAGAPCGMVLSTAALTGTAALVGEQAFLSWGWRVPFLLSLALLAVGLFVRMKVEETPVFRAERQRTSAPLVDVLRHHPRTLLLAVGVGLAAFVAQSTLTTFILAYGVQAGNNRQDILNALTLSSALAVLGILGWSAASDRFGRRPVVLAGAVLMAGFGFALFPLVDNGFIVIALVLGQAVIHPMMYGPLAALYSELFSTGSRYTGASLGYQLAGLGAGLAPLLFAQVQSTAGTGAIPYILAAFCVLTVVCTVALRETSHTSLTGDGDAERGSGRLATPPRAHGAEA, encoded by the coding sequence ATGGCGACAACAACGCAGTTACGCCGTGCCGTCGCGTCCAGCTTCCTGGGCAGCGTGATCGAGTACTACGACTTCCTGCTCTACGCCACCGCTTCGGCGATCGTGTTCAACAAGGTCTTCTTCTCCTCGCTGGACCCGCTGGTGGGCACGATCGCGAGCTTCGGCACGTTCGCCACCGGCTACCTGGCCCGCCCGCTCGGCGGTGTCCTCTTCGGACACTACGGCGACCTGCTGGGCCGCAAGAAGATGCTCGTGCTCACCATGACGCTGATGGGCGTGGCGAGCTTCCTGATCGGCCTGCTGCCCACCTACGCCCAGATCGGCTGGCTCGCCCCGGCCGGGCTGGTGCTGTTGCGGGTCGTGCAGGGCATCTCGGTCGGCGGCGAGTGGGGTGGCGCGGTGCTGATGTCCGCCGAGCACGCGACGACCCGGCGCGGGTTGTGGGCGAGCTTCACCAACGCGGGCGCGCCGTGCGGCATGGTGCTCTCGACCGCCGCGCTCACCGGCACCGCGGCACTGGTGGGTGAGCAGGCGTTCCTGTCGTGGGGCTGGCGGGTGCCGTTCCTGCTCAGCCTGGCGCTGCTCGCGGTCGGCCTGTTCGTGCGGATGAAGGTCGAGGAGACGCCGGTCTTCCGGGCCGAGCGGCAGCGCACCTCCGCGCCGCTGGTCGACGTGCTGCGCCACCACCCGCGCACGTTGCTGCTCGCCGTCGGCGTCGGCCTGGCCGCGTTCGTCGCGCAGTCCACGCTGACGACGTTCATCCTCGCCTACGGCGTGCAGGCGGGGAACAACAGACAGGACATCCTCAACGCGCTGACGCTGTCGTCGGCACTGGCGGTGCTGGGCATCCTCGGCTGGTCGGCGGCGTCGGACCGGTTCGGGCGCCGGCCGGTCGTGCTCGCGGGCGCGGTGCTGATGGCCGGGTTCGGGTTCGCGCTGTTCCCCCTGGTGGACAACGGTTTCATCGTGATCGCCCTGGTGCTCGGCCAGGCCGTGATCCACCCGATGATGTACGGCCCGCTGGCCGCGCTCTACAGCGAGCTGTTCAGCACCGGCAGCCGCTACACCGGCGCGTCGCTCGGCTACCAGCTCGCCGGTCTGGGCGCGGGCCTGGCGCCGTTGCTGTTCGCGCAGGTGCAGAGCACCGCCGGCACCGGGGCCATTCCGTACATCCTGGCCGCGTTCTGCGTGCTGACCGTCGTCTGCACGGTCGCGTTGCGGGAGACCAGCCACACCAGCCTGACAGGAGACGGGGATGCGGAACGCGGGTCTGGGCGGTTGGCCACACCGCCGCGCGCGCATGGCGCCGAAGCGTAA
- a CDS encoding MaoC family dehydratase, with protein sequence MTTTVQGLDELKALAGKDLGHTDWLEVTQRRVDTFAEATDDHQWIHVDPDRAASGPFGTTIAHGYLTLALLIPLMSELLVVSGVRMSLNYGLEKVRFPAPVPVGAKIRLAGRVASVEDVAGNGVQLTVDFTVEIEGTEKPACVARGIYRHYA encoded by the coding sequence ATGACCACCACCGTGCAGGGGCTCGACGAGCTGAAGGCGCTAGCCGGGAAGGACCTCGGCCACACCGACTGGCTGGAGGTCACCCAGCGGCGCGTCGACACCTTCGCCGAGGCCACCGACGACCACCAGTGGATCCACGTCGACCCCGACCGCGCCGCCTCCGGCCCGTTCGGAACCACGATCGCGCACGGCTACCTCACGCTGGCGCTGCTCATCCCGCTGATGAGCGAGCTGCTGGTGGTGTCCGGCGTGCGGATGAGCCTCAACTACGGGCTGGAGAAGGTCCGCTTCCCCGCACCCGTGCCGGTCGGCGCCAAGATCCGGCTCGCCGGCCGGGTCGCGTCCGTCGAGGACGTGGCGGGCAACGGGGTCCAGCTCACCGTCGACTTCACCGTCGAGATCGAGGGCACCGAAAAGCCCGCGTGCGTCGCACGCGGCATCTACCGCCACTACGCGTGA